Proteins encoded together in one Carya illinoinensis cultivar Pawnee chromosome 3, C.illinoinensisPawnee_v1, whole genome shotgun sequence window:
- the LOC122304052 gene encoding zinc finger protein MAGPIE-like — protein MLENMAEEELPNGFVQNTIAESNPPVANKKKRSLPGTPDPEAEVIALSPKTLMATNRFLCEICGKGFQRDQNLQLHRRGHNLPWKLKLRSVKEPRKRVYVCPEKTCVHHHPSRALGDLTGIKKHFCRKHGEKKWKCEKCSKRYAVQSDWKAHSKTCGTREYKCDCGTIFSRRDSFITHRAFCDALAEETARMNAVSNMNNAVAGNINHHFMGIPLGPNMAQHLPSIFKPNVSSDGIINPTTRELSLWTGQGSQGHEVMSTSNLQGIHQLGPCLGAMFADPFVSCANPPPSEYHLNLVFGTKLSSSSTEELSSTTSLPLSDVKETGTQLCVPSLYSTQHQSHQTPSANMSATALLQKAAQIGATSTEPSFLGSFRLKFNADSQVQDGNKLCGLYGSNTLITNIGNNAEESGGELSQIHPAKRRSTLNEDGAGGRTRDFLGVGVQPICHPSSINGWISS, from the exons ATGCTAGAAaatatggctgaagaagaacttCCAAATGGTTTTGTCCAAAACACAATTGCTGAATCCAATCCTCCTGTCGCaaataagaagaagagaagCCTCCCTGGCACCCCAG ATCCTGAAGCTGAAGTCATCGCTTTATCGCCGAAGACCCTTATGGCCACCAACAGATTCTTGTGCGAAATTTGCGGGAAGGGTTTTCAAAGGGATCAAAATTTGCAACTCCACCGGCGGGGACATAACCTTCCATGGAAGCTGAAGCTAAGGTCCGTCAAAGAACCAAGGAAGCGAGTTTATGTGTGCCCTGAAAAGACCTGCGTCCACCACCACCCTTCTAGGGCTCTTGGAGACCTAACCGGTATAAAGAAGCACTTTTGTCGAAAACACGGCGAGAAGAAGTGGAAATGTGAGAAGTGCTCAAAGCGGTATGCTGTGCAGTCAGATTGGAAAGCGCACTCCAAGACTTGTGGCACGAGAGAGTATAAATGTGACTGTGGGACTATATTTTCACG GCGAGATAGCTTCATAACTCATAGGGCCTTCTGTGATGCCTTGGCCGAAGAAACAGCAAGAATGAATGCAGTATCCAACATGAACAACGCAGTGGCCGGCAATATCAACCACCATTTCATGGGAATACCACTAGGGCCTAACATGGCACAGCATTTGCCCTCTATTTTCAAGCCAAACGTAAGCAGTGATGGCATAATTAATCCGACGACGCGGGAACTATCCCTGTGGACGGGTCAAGGATCCCAAGGCCACGAAGTAATGAGCACCAGCAATCTCCAAGGGATTCATCAACTTGGACCTTGTTTAGGGGCAATGTTTGCAGATCCATTCGTGTCGTGCGCGAATCCTCCACCGTCAGAATATCATCTAAATTTGGTGTTCGGAACTAAGCTTTCTTCTAGTTCCACCGAAGAGCTATCAAGCACTACTTCACTTCCGCTAAGCGACGTGAAGGAGACTGGAACTCAGCTTTGTGTTCCTTCCTTGTACAGCACCCAACACCAGTCCCATCAAACACCTTCAGCAAATATGTCAGCAACGGCTTTATTGCAGAAAGCTGCTCAAATTGGCGCTACTTCAACTGAGCCGTCATTCCTTGGGAGCTTTCGGTTGAAGTTCAATGCAGACAGTCAAGTTCAAGATGGTAACAAATTGTGTGGACTGTATGGCTCAAACACATTAATTACTAATATCGGGAACAATGCAGAAGAATCGGGAGGGGAACTGTCGCAGATACACCCTGCGAAACGCCGGAGCACGCTGAATGAAGATGGTGCTGGAGGGCGAACTAGGGACTTTCTGGGTGTGGGTGTACAACCCATCTGCCACCcttcatcaatcaatggatggaTTTCGTCATAA